Genomic DNA from Niallia circulans:
AAGGAATCCTTCTGCAGAGATTTCCCAGCCCCATTTTGTATATACTTTATCCTCCATCATCACCGTCCGGTATACACCGTCAAAGGATGGGTTCCCCGGTCTGCCTGTTGAGTTATCACGACTGATCTCAATGGCTTCTGTGCCTCCTTGAATCCTTTCAACACGAGCCGGTTGATAATAGTTAAGCCCAATGAAATCATTCATCCCAGCAGTTTCCTGTAAAAGCTGAAGCTCCTCATCAGTCCAATCTGGTGTTAAGCCTTTTTCATTTAATGCTGCTAATACGTATTTCGGATATTCCCCTTTAAGGATAGGATCGTAATACCAATATGTTTGGTAGTAGTTGGCATGCTTGGCAGCAAACAGGTTGTCCTCGTTTCCGTCGACACTGAATGCAGGATTAAAAACATGCGTAATCCCGATTTCTCCGTATTGTTTGAGCTCTTTATACTTCTTCACAGCCATGGCATGTGCAAGGAACACATTGTGTGTTGCTTGGAAATATTCTTTATGTGCGTTTATTAAACCTGGCGGATGAGCGCCATTTAAATACCCTAATGTACAAAAGACAATGGTTTCATTAAATGTAATCCAATGTTTGACTCTGTCCCCAAATGCTTTATAGCAAACTTCAGCATACTTAGCAAACGCTTTTGACGTGCGTTTGTTTGTCCAGCTGCCATCCTCCTCTAACGGCAATGGCAGATCCCAATGGTAGAGTGTCACAAATGGAACAATGCCGTACTTTAAGCATTCATCTATTAAATTATTATAAAATTGAATTCCTTTTTCATTGATTTCGCCATCTCCATCTGGAATGATGCGAGCCCAAGATATAGAAAAGCGATAAGATTCTAAGCCCATCTCAGCCATTAATCGTACATCCTCTTTATAGCGATGGTAATGATCTACAGCAACATCGCCATTTGTTCCTTCAAATGTTTTTCCCGGCATCTTCGAGAAAACATCCCAGTTAGTCACACCTTTGCCATCTTCATTCCATGCACCTTCCACTTGGTAAGATGCAGATGCTGCGCCGAATAAAAAATCTTTAGGGAATTTCATATATGGAACCTCCATTATCAATGTTAGCAAGTATCACTTATTTGTTAGAACTTCTTTGATTTATTGGTACAACTATATAGTAAACGCTTTCTATTGTTTTGTAAACGCTTTATTTTTCTGCGAAAACTGTCATTAAAAATATTATCACTGCAAGGCAGTTGTAAAAACTATTCTTAAAGTGAACAAAAGCTTTTATCGTTTAGGCAATAAAAAAAGCGAGCCCTGAAATTAATTAGGGTCGCTCTTCCTTTTAACTGCTTCTTACTCCGTACAGAATAAAGCCAACTCCTGTCAGCACAAATAGCATTTTTCCAAAGGATATTTTATCGGCGATGCTAAACAGACCGATCGTTGTTGTTGCAATAAGTATCAGCGGTCCCACGATTGCAAGGGAACTGTTGATAATAAGGGCTTTTTCTATTTGATTGGCTTTCAGCATTAACATTGCTGCCGTTATTTCTATACAGCCTGACAGCAGTCTAAGCGAAGCCATCCCTAACACTGCCTTTTCAAATAAAGAAAACATACTCTCCTCCTGTAAGTCTAGCAAATTTACTATAAGTATATGCACTTTCAAGATTTATAGGACATGTTTTCTTCTATTGGCAGATAAGGATATCAATTAACGGAGTGAAAACCTTGCTCTTTTATTTTCTCCAAAACAGATTCCTTCGTAATCTGTTCCTCATGGTACATAATTTTCACTTCACCGTCTGACACATCAACAAGCGCTCTCTCTATTCCATTCGTATTTAACAATGCTGATTCCAATGTTTCAATTGGTTGCGCATTTGTCGTCTCCTGTAAATAAACAGTCATTTCCTTCATTTTGTAGTACTCCCTTCCATATATTCTTTGTATAGTAAGTAGAGTACCCGTTATGACTTACAAACATGCCTTCTTTTTTGTTGAAGATATACGGCTTTTGCCATGTTGAATAACCTTGATGCAATTCGCACAACAGCCTAATTCCTCAGAAAATACATACCACTTTTGACAGTTCAGACATTTTTTATGTAGCTCCTCGTTTATGAGCAAATCATATCCATAATATGTTACTACTCGCTCAATCTTCATCTAATTCCTCCCTTAACAACCCTCATTACATTATGCAAATAGGGTTAGGTGGTGCTTATCCGAAAATAATCGAATAAAAAAAGGTGCCCATTTGAATAAAATGGACACCCTTTAATTAATGCTGTTTGTTAGGAAGGCTGCTCTCTGGATGGCCTTTTCCTTTATGTTTGTTTTTCTCTTGCTTTTTGGTGTTTTCCTTTAAATTTGCTACAAATTCACTTGTATCCTTCATGCTTTACACCTCCTCTAGAATATAAACATTTGTTAATTTTTCCGAATGTGATAAATTAAATTCTATTTCTTCACATTTCCGTTTATACCAATTTATCCCTAAAAAACTTATATAGGTATAACAAAATAACAAATTACTACGATAAACTACAGAAAACTATCACGAAATAAAAATTGGTAAAACATGTTTAATCCTTTATCGCACAATATTGTTCGATATATTAAAAATCTTTTTGACAAAACATCTGTTTTTTCAGTATTATATTAGAATACTAGAGGAGGTTCATAATAATGCTAGACTTAAATAAACAGAAAATTGTGGACAGTGTTCCACAAAAGGGTTTTTTTGGTCATCCAAAGGGACTTTTCACTCTGTTTTTCACAGAGTTCTGGGAGAGATTCTCCTATTACGGGATGAAGGCTATCCTTGTTTACTACATGTACTATGAAGTAACAAAGGGCGGACTTGGCATTCCGGAAACTACTGCATTTGCCATTACTTCCATTTACGGATCGCTTGTATATATGTCAGGGATCATCGGTGGTTGGTTGGCTGACAGAATTTTTGGTACTTCTAAAGCAGTATTTTATGGCGGAATTTTCATCATGCTTGGTCATATTGTTTTAGCAGTACCAGGAAGCATCAGCATGTTCTTTGTATCAATGGTGCTTATCGTAATTGGTACAGGCTTACTTAAGCCAAACGTATCAAGTATTGTCGGAGATATTTATTCACAGCAGGACAATCGTCGCGATGCTGGCTTCAGTATTTTCTACATGGGTATTAACCTTGGCGGATTCCTTTCACCTCTAATTGTCGGTGAAATCGGCATGAACACAAGCTTCCATTTAGGCTTTGGTCTTGCTGCAATCGGGATGTTTATCGGACTATTAGTATTCATGTTCACAAAGAAAAAAAATCTTGGTTTAGCAGGGACAATTGTTGCCAATCCGTTATCTGCTACTGAAAAGAAAAAGGTTTATACAATCATAGGGATTGGCATTGTTATTATTGCCATCATTTTAGCAATTACTATTCCTGCTGGCATTCTTACATTTGACACATTCGCTATTGTGGTAGGAATTCTTGGCTTCTTGATTCCAGCTATCTACATTACGGTAATGTATCGCAGTCCGAAAACGACATCTGACGAACGCTCCCGTTTGATTGCATATATTCCGTTATTCTTAGCATCTGTTATGTTCTGGGCAATTCAGGAGCAAGGTTCAACAATTCTTGCAGGATATGCGGACAAGCGGACACAGCTTGATTTTGCTGGCATGCACTTGTCACCAACATTATTCCAATCACTGAACCCATTATTTATCATCGTGTTTGCACCAATTATCGGATGGCTATGGGTTAAGCTTGGCAATCGTCAACCGTCCATACCTAAGAAGTTCTCAATCGGATTGCTGTTTGCAGGTCTTTCCTTCCTAGTAATCCTGCTTCCTGCTTATTTCGGCGGAGCTGGCTCACTAGTTAATCCTTTATGGCTTGTACTAAGCTATTTCATCGTTGTTATCGGGGAGCTTTGTTTATCTCCTGTAGGTTTATCTGCAACGACTAAATTAGCACCGGCTGCATTCTCTGCACAAACAATGAGCCTATGGTTCTTGTCAAATGCTGCAGCTCAAGGGTTAAATGCACAGATTGTTAAATTCTACTCTGAAAAAACAGAAATGATGTACTTCGGTATTATTGGTGGCTGTTCGATCGTATTAGCCATTGTATTGTTCCTTCTAGCACCAGCGATTCAAAACAAGATGAAGGGCATTAAATAATAGCCGTAAAAAAAGAACTAGATCAATGATCTAGTTCTTTTTTTTGCTACTTAACCACCAAAGGAACAACCATTCCTTTATTCACATCAATCAATCCGTGATCAGTAATTTTTAATGCTGGGCTGACTGGTAGTGATAATGTGCTTAATGACATAATCGCATTATAATGTTCATAGCCAAGCGTGTGCATTGTTGCTGTTAAATGTTCTACTTGTTTGGAAATAATCGCTAATGGTTCTTCTGAAAGAATACCGCCAACAGGCAGTGGTACATTTGCAAGGATTTCGCCATCAAGGACACAGCAAATACCGCCTTGCTGCTGGATTACTGCATTTGCAGCTATCACCATATCCTCCTTATTTTGACCGAGCACAAGGAGATTATGATTATCATGGGAATAGGTTGTTGCTACAGCACCTTTTTTGAGAATATCGCCGCCGATTAAGCCTCTTGCACTGTTGCCGTTTTTTCCATATCGTTCAAATGTTGCAAGAAGTCCGTATGCACTTGTTTCCCATTGCAGCTTTCCTGCTACAACAAGTAAGCTGTCATGCTTTTCTTCTGTAAAGGTAGAGCCGTTTTTCACGTTCATCGTGCGGCAAGTTACATTGCCGTCTTGTTGCGGAAGATTAACATCAAAATCTGCCTCTTCCAGTTTGCCCATACTAACACTCTCATAGAAGTTATCAGGGAATTGGCGGCTGCTTGCTTCCTGTACATAGGAAATTGTCTCATCGTATACTTTTTTACCTTTTTTATACACCTTTTGAATGTGGAAGCTGTCTAGCTCTGAAACTAACAGAAAATCTGCGAGCTTACCTGGTGCAATTGCTCCTCTGTCATACATTCTCATTCTAGCAGCTGGTGTATAGGTACAAGCATAAATCGCTTTTTCTGGGGACATTCCCATTGCGATGGCTTTTTTGAGGAGAACATTTAAATGACCTCTGTTTTGCAAGGAATCTGCCATCACATCATCAGTCACAAAACAAAAATGCTCATCCACTTGATGCTCCAGCAAGTAATTCATCACTTCATTTGTCATAGATTTTTCCTGAATTTCAAGGAACATGCCAATAGCAATACGCTCCTTCATTCCTTCAACAGTCTGATGCGTATGATCTGAAGTTACGCCTGCAAAGGAAAGCATCTGCAACTCAAGATCAAGCAGCTTCGGAACATGGCCTTCAATTATCAGCTCTGGATAGTTCTTTGTTATATATGCTAATATTTGATTTGTTTTTCCGCCTGGCTTGGAAATAACATCATAATAATTCATGATTTCTCCAAGACATTTTATATCCTCTGTTTGCAGCAGTTCCTCAATATCTTCTATTTCTATCGCACCACCAGTTGTTTCCATGCTAGTTGCAGGAACCGAGCTTGGAATAGCATAGAACATGTCCAAAGGATAGTTCTTGCTTGCTTTAATCATCTCTTTCACACCTGCTATTCCAAACACGTTTGCCATTTCATGAGGCTCTGGTACAATCGTTGTTACACCATTCTTCAGCAATCCATAAGAAAAGGTTGCTGGTGTTACCATTGTGCTTTCTATATGAAGATGGATATCAATCAAGCCTGGTACTAAATACATGCCATTTGCATCTATTGTTTCTTCTGCCTCAAAGGTTTCATTACCTTTTAATCCAATATAAAAGAACTTGCCATCCTTAACAGCTGCATTTCCCTTTGTGAATTGCTTGAAATAGCTGTTGTAAACCATTGCCTCTCTTATTAGCAAATCGACTTTCATCATTGATCCCTCCTATTCTACAAGCACCATTTGATCCTTTGGAATAATTAAGACCACATCTTGTCCAGCCTGATACGGTGCTATCATTTCCTTATTGACAGTGAAATCACCGATTGGTGTGCTGACAACATATTGGTAGCTTCTGCCGAGGAATGTTGTTATTTTTATTTTGCCTGGTATTCCGTTCGATGGAAGAACTTGTGTTTCATTCCATTCCGCAAGAATGAAGTCATCTGGACGGATAGCTCCTACCTTTTTATTCGGACTCATATGTTCATGCAGATCAAGTGTAAATACACGGCCATTTTTTTGAAGCTCGACTAGCTCCCCTTTATCTTCTCTGCTCTCAAACTCGATGAAGTTTTTGAAGCCAATGAAATCTGCCACAAATTTTGTTGCAGGATATTTATAGATTGTCGCGGGATTACTTAATTGTTCAATGACACCTTTATTCATAATCGCAACTTGATCAGAAATAGAGAAGCATTCTTCTTGGTCATGTGAAACATACACTGTTGTTATGCCAAGCTCTTGTTGAATTCTTCTTATTTCCACACGCATATTGACACGTAAATTAGCATCCAAATTACTCAGTGGTTCATCGAACAACAGAATATCTGGCTCAATTACTAGTGCTCTTGCGATTGCTACCCGCTGTCTTTGCCCACCTGAAAGCTCTCCAGGAAATCTTTTTCCAAATCCTTCTAGATTAACGATTTCTAACATTCGTGCGACGCGCTTTTCTATCTCTGCCTTTGAAACTTTACGCAAACGAAGACCGAACGCAATATTATCAGCAACAGTTAAATGTGGAAACAAAGCATAATTCTGAAACACAAATCCGAAGTTCCGCTTATTGACCGGAACCTTTGTATAATCCTTATCTCTAAACAAAAACTTGCCATTTGTTGATTGCAGGAAGCCGGCAATCAAACGAAGTGTTGTTGTTTTACCGCAACCACTTGGACCAAGCAAGGATACAAGCTGCCCCTTTTCTATCTCAAGATTAAAATCCTTAAGGATTTCTTTTTTGTTATATGCTACAGATATGTCTTGTAATGTAAACAAAGCCATCCTTATTCATTCCCTTCTATCTTTTTGTAAAGTAGGATAATCCCATCAATCGCTCTACGATAAACATAAACAATGCGGTGATAATCATAAGCAATACAGATATTGCCGCGACTGTTGGATCAAAGTAATTCTCAACATACAACAGCATCTGAATTGGGAATGTGCTCACACCCGGTCCTGTCATGTACACAGAGATATCAACGTTATTGAATGATTCCAAAAAGGCAATCATAACTGCCGCAATGATACCTGACTTAATATTCGGGATAACAATTGAAAAAAATGTACCGATTCTGCTTGCTCCCAAACTAAGTGCTGCTTCCTCAATAGAGAAGTCAAAATTAGTTAAGCTGGACGAAATGACGCGAATGATAAATGGGAGCATAATGACCGTATGGCCGATAAAAAGGGATGTATAAATCGGCAATTCATATGCTACAACAATGTATCTTAAAAACGAAAAACCAAGCACAATTCCTGGGATAAGAATTGGTGAAACAAAGATTCCATTAATAATTCCCTTACCTGCAAAATCAAATCTGCTTAATGCATATGCCGCCGGAACACCAAGCAACAATGCAAGAATATTCCCTGCGATTGAAACGATGATAGATGTCTTGAAAGTACTCAAGAACATTTCTACTTTAAAAATATTTTCATACCATTTAAATGAATACTCTTCTGGAGGGAACTTTAAAATGCTTCCGCCCTCAAAAGAAGTTATTGAAATTATTAGCAATGGCCCAAGTAAAAAAACAAAAACAAGGAATGTAAACAGGGCCAATCCTCTATTCTTTTCCTGCATACACCTCTACCCCTTCGGATTAAGTTTTTTTGCTGCTCCATTCATAATGGAAATGATTATAAAGGTCACAACTATCATGATTGTTGCCACAATAGATGCAAGCTTCCAATCATTTAATGTAATCGCATTTTGATATAAGAACGTGGAAATAACTCTCTGCTTCCCGCCTAATAATGCTGGTGTCGTGTAGGCTGTAAAGCTGCCGACAAACACTAGAATGCTGCCAATTACAAGCCCAGGTACACATAATGGTACGACAATCTTTAAAAAGACACCGAGCTTGGATGCACCAAGACTCTCTGCAGCCTGCAGCAAATCCATTTCGATATTCTCCATTACTCCAACAAGCGTGACGATAACTAAAGGAAGAAACAAATGCACCAGACCGATAATGATAGCAGTTGGTGTATAAAGAATCTCAAGCGGCTCGTTGATAAGCCCTGCTCCTAAAAGCAGCTTATTGAGAACCCCGTTTTTCCCGATAATGATCATCCAGCTAAAAGAGCGCACAACAGGGCTTGTTAACAGCGGAAAAATCGTTAACAGCAGGAATACTGCTTTTTTTCGGGCTTGAAGCTTAGAAATGTAATAAGAAACCGGAAATCCGATCAGTATACAAATGATCGTCGTCAACAGACTGACACGCAATGTCGTTAATAAAATTTTGATGAAATAATCATCTTTAAAGAAATCAACATACCCTTTTATACTAAGTGTTCCATTATCATGAAAGGTTGTCCCAATCATGGATAAGATTGGAATAACCATAAACACAGTCAAAAACAGCAATCCTGGCAGAAGCAACAGGTATAGATATCTTTTCTTCATCTCATCACTCCCTGTTTTTTAATTTAAGAATTTAAGATTTTAATAAACATTGCAAAAAAAGCTTCTGCATCGACTTCAAGACATACTTCCAAATTAGGCTGCTTGTTTAAACGATTTTGAAAATCACAAACGAGCTGGCCATCACATAACTCACTTTTCGTTTCTACATCAACATAATGCTTTTCTGTCACAGCAATTGTATTGTTTAAAGCAATCCCAACCGCTAACGGGTCGTGCATGGCACATGCATGCACGCCGTAGCGAGAATAATATTTCTCTTGATAGTCTTTTGTGCTTTCTTCTATATAACTTGCAAGCTTTTTATTTGTCAGCTTGCTGATATGCTCCTTAGTCAGTAACGCCTTTCTTGTGACATCTAATCCAACCTGGACAATGGCCGGAAAACCAGCTTGAAGGACAATTTTTGCCGCTTCCGGGTCCACATATGCATTAAATTCAGCTGTAGGTGTTATATTGCCGACGCCCTTAACTACACCGCCCATGAAAATTACTTTCTTGACATGCTTCGTTATTTGAGGACATTTCTTAACCGCTAAAGCTAAATTTGTAAGAGGTCCAGTACAAACAAGTGTGACCTCTCCGGAAAAACTTAAGATAGAGTTAATGATGAAGTCTGGCGCAAAGCCATCACTAACCCTATTGCTTGCAGGAATATCTCTTAACGCGCCTCCAAGCCCATCCTCTCCATGAATGCGGTGTTCGAAAAACGGTTCTCGGAAAAGTGGCGTTTCCGCCCCCTTAATAACGGGTATTTCTGTTTCTTCAAGCAAATCAAGAATTTTACATGTATTAACGGTCGCTGCATCTAAAGAAACATTTCCGTTTACTGTCGTTATTCCTAACAGGTCGAATTTTCTGCTTTTAACGGCAAGAAGGATGCCGATTGCGTCATCTATTCCTGTATCCACATCAAGTATTAGCTTTTCAGGCATGCTAGATTCCTCCTACTCTTATTGGATTAGCTCTCTGTTCCAGCGATCTATCCAACCTTTAAGATTATCGTTAACAAATTTCATATCCATCGTATGAAGGCTGTTGATTAAGTCTTCTCCGTATGTTAGTCCTTCTGCTTCTTCATCTGACAATTGAACTTCAACATTAACTGGGGAATCAACTTTATTTTTTGCTGATTTCTCTTGAGCCTCTTTACCAAGAATATAGTTTATGAATTTTTCAGACAGTTCCTTTTGATCAGTACCTTTTACAACGTTCATTGTGTTCATAACTGCATAACCGCCTTCATCAGGTGTGACAAATTCTGCATTTGGAACAGCTTCTTTCAAGTCAGCAAAATACATTTCCATAATCGGACCAGCTGCTATTTCACCTTGCGCGAACATGTTAACATATTCTGAAGTTTGTCCATATTCCTTCACAACACTTGGCATAATTTCCTTCAAGGAAGTGAATGCTGCATTCTCATTAAATGTTTCTTCACCTTTTACCATCGACGCTATATCTACCATCATTGGTCCTGTTGTTGAAGTGATGCTTGGGATTGTGATTTTGCCTTTCAAATCAGCGCTCCATAAATCCTTCCAAGAAGTGATTTCTATAGGAGACTCATCTGGATTATAGGCAATTCCGAACTGGGCAATAGTATAAGCAGGTCCATATTCTTCTCCTAGTGGAGCTTTAGCGACATCATAGATTTTATCTACGTTAGGAATATTTTCACGATCAATCGTATCGAATAGGCCATCTTGAATGCCTTGCTGTGCATAATAGTCTGAAAGGAAAATAACATCTACATCTGAGTTGCCTTGTTTAATTTTGTTAAGGCGGTCTGCATTATTACCTGTGTCTAACACGATTTCTACGTTGTTTTCCTCTTCAAATGGCTTATATATTTCTTTACGGAAGAAGTCCTCATTGAATCCCCATGTGGAAACAACCAGTTTTTCCTTTCCTTCACTTTCAGAACCTTCGTTTGAACCACATGCTGCTAATAATAGTAAAGATGATGCTGCAACTGCTTGAATAATTTTCTTCATTACGAGCCCCTCCAATTTTTTATTGTTTATTTTTTTATATAATTGCGGCTTATATTCCCCTTTTTATCCTGCTGGTAAAAGCAGAACAAAAAAAGACAATCTTAAATAGAATCATTCTTCTACTTAAGATTGTCTTTTCTTTGATAAACAAAGGGAAAACTATCTTTAGTCTTTATATTTCGGCGTTTCACTCAGATAAATCCAAGCAAAAATCCAATATTTTATTTCAAGACAATATTTGTAAAGGCAAATTGAGTGAATGAATCGTAATCTCTTAATATAGCTTCTATATTCCAACCGGTTTGTTCCTCGACCTGAGTTCTAAACTTTTTCTTGAACAACAGAGACAGATGAAAGTCCACTTCAAGCTTTAAGCTTGGTACTTCACCTTCTAATGCAGCAGATCTTGAAGCTCTCGGATGCTTAGCTTGCAAGGTTATTATGTTTTGGTCGATTGTTACCTTCAGCAAAGTGGTGCCAGCACCAAATAAATCTTTTGATACTTTATTATAGATTTGAGAAAGCAATCTCTTCATTTCATTCGAATCTATGATAATCACCTGCCAACCAATTTATATCTGTATTATACATACCTTTTTATCTACTTACAATAGAATGTGCGTTTTTTAATTAAAAAAATATAAAAAAACAGATTCAAACATTGTTTTTTAAGTCAAAATACGAACTATACAAACTAAAACTTCATTATTATACACATAGAAATTAAAGAAAAAAGCACTCTTAGTCGTATATTTTATCCTGTATCATGCAAAAATTCGAGGTACTTGTCAGAATATCTGACCTTGATTTCCTTCACCTAGTCCATTTTAATATTGTTACATCATATCATTATTAAATTATTTAGAAAATTACTTTTTTCAAAAAAAAGCAGGATTCTTGGGAATCCTGCTCATTCGACAGTATGAACTACTTAAAGGAGCTTCACCTAACTGCATCAATCGAGACATTTATAACAATATATCTCCAATCTTTTAATGCAACTAAGGCTTATTTTTCTTCCTGTCTAATCTTCTCAATTTCGTCTGCTACGAATTGCACTTGTGTACCGACGATTACTTGAATGCTTGTCGGCCCGACAATATTGATTCCCGGCACGCCTGTAGCTTTAATTTTGTTTTGATTAACTGTATTCATATCCTTCACTTCTATTCTTAATCTTGTTACACAGTTATCAACAGATGCGACATTTGCATCGCCGCCCAAGCCGTCGTAAATTTCTGTCGCCATAACAGCAAACTTATTGTCGTTATTTATTGGTGCTGTAACAAGCGCTTCTTCTGCTGTTTCTTCTTCTTCACGTCCTGGTGTGGTCAAATTAAACTTCGTGATAAGAAAACGGAACAGTGTGTAATAGATACAAGCGAATATTAAGCCTTGAACAATCAGCATGTACGGTTTGTTCGCAAGTGGCAGTCTTGAGCTTAAGATAAAGTCAATTAAACCTCCACTGAAGGAAAAACCTGCTGTCCAATGGAAGGCAGCCGCAATTGCCAAGGAGAAGCCAGTAAGCACTGCATGAACTAAATAAAGTCCTGGTGCTGCGAACATAAAGGCAAACTCAATTGGTTCTGTCACACCTGTTACGAATGCCGCAATACCTGCTGCTAGCATAAGGGATGCAACTTGCTTCTTTCGTTTCGT
This window encodes:
- a CDS encoding glycoside hydrolase family 1 protein; this encodes MKFPKDFLFGAASASYQVEGAWNEDGKGVTNWDVFSKMPGKTFEGTNGDVAVDHYHRYKEDVRLMAEMGLESYRFSISWARIIPDGDGEINEKGIQFYNNLIDECLKYGIVPFVTLYHWDLPLPLEEDGSWTNKRTSKAFAKYAEVCYKAFGDRVKHWITFNETIVFCTLGYLNGAHPPGLINAHKEYFQATHNVFLAHAMAVKKYKELKQYGEIGITHVFNPAFSVDGNEDNLFAAKHANYYQTYWYYDPILKGEYPKYVLAALNEKGLTPDWTDEELQLLQETAGMNDFIGLNYYQPARVERIQGGTEAIEISRDNSTGRPGNPSFDGVYRTVMMEDKVYTKWGWEISAEGFLEGLRMIKERYGDVKLYITENGLGDEDPVIEDEIMDVPRIKYIEEHLKAVKTAIGEGINLKGYYAWSVIDLLSWLNGYKKQYGFIYVDHHNNLARKKKLSFHWYKQIIETRGEEL
- a CDS encoding YqhV family protein, with product MFSLFEKAVLGMASLRLLSGCIEITAAMLMLKANQIEKALIINSSLAIVGPLILIATTTIGLFSIADKISFGKMLFVLTGVGFILYGVRSS
- a CDS encoding heavy-metal-associated domain-containing protein, with amino-acid sequence MKEMTVYLQETTNAQPIETLESALLNTNGIERALVDVSDGEVKIMYHEEQITKESVLEKIKEQGFHSVN
- a CDS encoding DUF4023 family protein codes for the protein MKDTSEFVANLKENTKKQEKNKHKGKGHPESSLPNKQH
- a CDS encoding peptide MFS transporter, giving the protein MLDLNKQKIVDSVPQKGFFGHPKGLFTLFFTEFWERFSYYGMKAILVYYMYYEVTKGGLGIPETTAFAITSIYGSLVYMSGIIGGWLADRIFGTSKAVFYGGIFIMLGHIVLAVPGSISMFFVSMVLIVIGTGLLKPNVSSIVGDIYSQQDNRRDAGFSIFYMGINLGGFLSPLIVGEIGMNTSFHLGFGLAAIGMFIGLLVFMFTKKKNLGLAGTIVANPLSATEKKKVYTIIGIGIVIIAIILAITIPAGILTFDTFAIVVGILGFLIPAIYITVMYRSPKTTSDERSRLIAYIPLFLASVMFWAIQEQGSTILAGYADKRTQLDFAGMHLSPTLFQSLNPLFIIVFAPIIGWLWVKLGNRQPSIPKKFSIGLLFAGLSFLVILLPAYFGGAGSLVNPLWLVLSYFIVVIGELCLSPVGLSATTKLAPAAFSAQTMSLWFLSNAAAQGLNAQIVKFYSEKTEMMYFGIIGGCSIVLAIVLFLLAPAIQNKMKGIK
- a CDS encoding adenine deaminase C-terminal domain-containing protein — protein: MKVDLLIREAMVYNSYFKQFTKGNAAVKDGKFFYIGLKGNETFEAEETIDANGMYLVPGLIDIHLHIESTMVTPATFSYGLLKNGVTTIVPEPHEMANVFGIAGVKEMIKASKNYPLDMFYAIPSSVPATSMETTGGAIEIEDIEELLQTEDIKCLGEIMNYYDVISKPGGKTNQILAYITKNYPELIIEGHVPKLLDLELQMLSFAGVTSDHTHQTVEGMKERIAIGMFLEIQEKSMTNEVMNYLLEHQVDEHFCFVTDDVMADSLQNRGHLNVLLKKAIAMGMSPEKAIYACTYTPAARMRMYDRGAIAPGKLADFLLVSELDSFHIQKVYKKGKKVYDETISYVQEASSRQFPDNFYESVSMGKLEEADFDVNLPQQDGNVTCRTMNVKNGSTFTEEKHDSLLVVAGKLQWETSAYGLLATFERYGKNGNSARGLIGGDILKKGAVATTYSHDNHNLLVLGQNKEDMVIAANAVIQQQGGICCVLDGEILANVPLPVGGILSEEPLAIISKQVEHLTATMHTLGYEHYNAIMSLSTLSLPVSPALKITDHGLIDVNKGMVVPLVVK
- a CDS encoding ABC transporter ATP-binding protein encodes the protein MALFTLQDISVAYNKKEILKDFNLEIEKGQLVSLLGPSGCGKTTTLRLIAGFLQSTNGKFLFRDKDYTKVPVNKRNFGFVFQNYALFPHLTVADNIAFGLRLRKVSKAEIEKRVARMLEIVNLEGFGKRFPGELSGGQRQRVAIARALVIEPDILLFDEPLSNLDANLRVNMRVEIRRIQQELGITTVYVSHDQEECFSISDQVAIMNKGVIEQLSNPATIYKYPATKFVADFIGFKNFIEFESREDKGELVELQKNGRVFTLDLHEHMSPNKKVGAIRPDDFILAEWNETQVLPSNGIPGKIKITTFLGRSYQYVVSTPIGDFTVNKEMIAPYQAGQDVVLIIPKDQMVLVE
- a CDS encoding ABC transporter permease, giving the protein MQEKNRGLALFTFLVFVFLLGPLLIISITSFEGGSILKFPPEEYSFKWYENIFKVEMFLSTFKTSIIVSIAGNILALLLGVPAAYALSRFDFAGKGIINGIFVSPILIPGIVLGFSFLRYIVVAYELPIYTSLFIGHTVIMLPFIIRVISSSLTNFDFSIEEAALSLGASRIGTFFSIVIPNIKSGIIAAVMIAFLESFNNVDISVYMTGPGVSTFPIQMLLYVENYFDPTVAAISVLLMIITALFMFIVERLMGLSYFTKR
- a CDS encoding ABC transporter permease; protein product: MKKRYLYLLLLPGLLFLTVFMVIPILSMIGTTFHDNGTLSIKGYVDFFKDDYFIKILLTTLRVSLLTTIICILIGFPVSYYISKLQARKKAVFLLLTIFPLLTSPVVRSFSWMIIIGKNGVLNKLLLGAGLINEPLEILYTPTAIIIGLVHLFLPLVIVTLVGVMENIEMDLLQAAESLGASKLGVFLKIVVPLCVPGLVIGSILVFVGSFTAYTTPALLGGKQRVISTFLYQNAITLNDWKLASIVATIMIVVTFIIISIMNGAAKKLNPKG
- a CDS encoding nucleoside hydrolase, which translates into the protein MPEKLILDVDTGIDDAIGILLAVKSRKFDLLGITTVNGNVSLDAATVNTCKILDLLEETEIPVIKGAETPLFREPFFEHRIHGEDGLGGALRDIPASNRVSDGFAPDFIINSILSFSGEVTLVCTGPLTNLALAVKKCPQITKHVKKVIFMGGVVKGVGNITPTAEFNAYVDPEAAKIVLQAGFPAIVQVGLDVTRKALLTKEHISKLTNKKLASYIEESTKDYQEKYYSRYGVHACAMHDPLAVGIALNNTIAVTEKHYVDVETKSELCDGQLVCDFQNRLNKQPNLEVCLEVDAEAFFAMFIKILNS